From Hymenobacter sedentarius, a single genomic window includes:
- a CDS encoding enoyl-CoA hydratase/isomerase family protein: MSTLATPATGRVTASANAEGVATISFFHPAHNSLPGSLLTELAQTITAVGQDAKTKVIILRSEGDKTFCAGASFDELVAIENEAQGLAFFSGFAQVINACRTCPKVIIGRVQGKAIGGGVGVAAATDYCFATAQASVKLSELVVGIGPFVVGPAVERKIGVSAYSQLALDAAEFRSAQWAKEQGLYQDVLDTEEALDAAVQAFATKLTAYNPEALTDLKRVIWEGTEHWDTLLVARAAISGRLVLSDFTRQAIQRFNAR, translated from the coding sequence TTTTCATCCCGCGCACAACTCCTTGCCCGGGTCCCTGCTCACTGAGCTGGCCCAGACCATCACGGCCGTTGGGCAAGATGCCAAAACGAAGGTCATCATCCTGCGCAGCGAGGGCGACAAAACCTTCTGCGCCGGCGCCAGCTTCGACGAGCTGGTGGCCATTGAGAACGAAGCGCAGGGGCTGGCGTTCTTTTCTGGCTTTGCCCAAGTGATTAACGCCTGCCGCACCTGCCCCAAAGTCATCATTGGCCGCGTGCAGGGCAAAGCCATTGGCGGTGGGGTAGGGGTGGCCGCGGCCACCGACTACTGCTTTGCCACCGCCCAGGCGTCGGTGAAGCTAAGCGAGTTGGTGGTTGGCATCGGCCCGTTTGTGGTAGGGCCCGCCGTGGAGCGGAAAATAGGCGTGTCGGCCTACTCGCAGCTGGCCCTGGATGCGGCCGAATTTCGCTCGGCGCAGTGGGCCAAAGAGCAGGGCCTGTACCAGGACGTTCTAGACACCGAAGAGGCGCTGGACGCCGCCGTGCAGGCATTCGCCACCAAGCTCACGGCCTACAATCCCGAGGCCCTAACCGACCTAAAGCGCGTCATCTGGGAAGGCACTGAACACTGGGATACACTCCTGGTAGCGCGCGCCGCCATCAGCGGGCGGCTGGTCCTGTCGGACTTTACCCGGCAGGCCATTCAGCGGTTCAATGCCCGATAA
- a CDS encoding DUF434 domain-containing protein, with translation MRPADTRHRGPHPADAQLFAPQWLPVLRRAVEELSWLLTRGYPRGSTIKLVGDRYALTERQRWAVGRAACTDEQCQRRKATQLPPAALRGRPVSIDGFNLIILLETALSGGVVLRGRDGALRDLASIHGTYRAVQETDRAIRLTAAVLLPLAPGPVRWLLDQPVSNSGRLAARLRELGPELGLPWRVEVVMNPDVELSETPDVVVTADSAVLDRTGAWLNLGALVLEREPPRWLLNLAPGCLD, from the coding sequence ATGCGCCCTGCCGACACCCGCCACCGCGGCCCGCACCCGGCCGATGCTCAGTTGTTTGCGCCCCAGTGGCTACCGGTGCTGAGGCGCGCCGTGGAGGAGTTGTCGTGGCTGCTCACGCGCGGGTACCCACGCGGCAGTACCATCAAGCTGGTGGGCGACCGCTACGCCCTGACCGAGCGCCAGCGCTGGGCCGTGGGCCGCGCCGCCTGTACCGACGAGCAATGCCAACGGCGCAAAGCCACGCAGCTGCCGCCCGCGGCCCTACGCGGCCGGCCCGTGTCCATCGATGGCTTCAACCTGATTATCCTGCTCGAAACGGCCCTGAGTGGCGGCGTGGTGCTGCGGGGCCGCGACGGGGCGCTGCGCGACCTGGCGAGCATCCACGGCACCTACCGGGCCGTGCAGGAAACCGACCGGGCCATTCGGCTGACGGCCGCTGTGCTGCTCCCACTCGCGCCCGGCCCCGTGCGGTGGCTGCTCGACCAGCCCGTGTCCAACAGCGGCCGGCTCGCCGCGCGCCTCCGGGAGCTGGGGCCCGAGCTTGGGCTGCCCTGGAGAGTGGAGGTCGTGATGAACCCCGACGTCGAGCTAAGCGAAACCCCAGATGTCGTCGTGACCGCCGACTCGGCCGTACTCGACCGCACCGGAGCCTGGCTGAACCTGGGGGCATTGGTGCTGGAGCGCGAGCCTCCCCGCTGGCTGCTCAACTTAGCCCCAGGCTGTCTGGACTGA